TTGTGAAAGCCTAGTCTAAACTGGCAGATGATTGTCCGCAGTCAATTCGTATACATTTTCCAGGGAAAAATCCGCAGAAAAATATATGTAGATTGTAGACTACCGTCTACAGTTATCTGTCAGTGTAGACTAGGCTTTACTGAGCTCGGAACCGGGATATTACAATAGAGTTTTACTAAAGTGTTTGAACTCATGTTATATAGGTTCGAATGTACTTCAAAATATGTTTTTCGCTCTCTCTTCTCGATATACTCATGTGTTGAAGTGGTCAtcacttctaagaaaactctacatttGGTCTTTTTAGTATGGACCCACCATAAACATAAACTGTTGGTTTATTGGCCTTGTAAGTGTTATTGGTTTATGGATGGTCCTTGGAACAATCCTTAAGACTATTAAGGGTATGCAATAAGGATGAGTAGACATTTAGATGCAATCTTGCCCTCGATGCATGACCTGGTCTCTGTGACATTGGCTTCGAAGAATTCAGTTATAGGGTTagcactgctagcgtgcggatctggaccagctcaaactGTATTTATACTTGTAACttcacttctctattaaatatatatttttctacctTACAATTTATCCTTACAATTAATTAGGTCCGAATTTATTTGCAATATCGTGTTATGATTGCATCACTAAAAACGTTCGTTTTCATTATGGCTTGGTATTTGTACAGTACTGCCTTAAAATTTAATCTGTTTAAGATTAACAGATGATAGGTTGGTGAtgattaaccccttaacctacaactacgggcatagtaCGATTATCGGGCCAAaagtaaatattacgggcatagtctgtagtacgatgatcgggccaaacgtaaatattacgggcatagtccgtagtacgatgatcgggccaaacgtaaatattatggGTATAGATGATCGTTTTCGGCCCAGAATTCTCGTAGGTTAAGGAGTTAATAGAAATACCTAGCAACGGCCAAGAAGGCCAATTCGACGTTCAGGCCAGTTTTAGCTGAGGTTTCCATAAAGGGAACTTTGTACTCTTGCGCCAATCGTTCTCCGTCTTCCCTCTTCACTACTCGTTCCGTTCCACAGTCAGACTTGTTGcctaaaattatttattttaatttattagacTTGGTGAAGTGAACATAATGTTTAATAAGTGGAAATGTTTGTTTAACGTGAGCTAGCCTGATGGAGTGGAATTAATAAGTTGACATTGATAGTGATTTTATCTATGTCTAGTTTAGATTTATGTTTACATCTCGTTAAAAGTAAATCTGCACGCAATCAAACATATCATTTGCTGCAAAGTTGATGTCCTGATCTGACTATAAAATCTATCATGTTCTACTTAtcttattttagaaaaataagCTGGTAATCGGTGCTTTTTCATAAATCACTTCTTGGAGCTATCGTTTCAATTAGAAGTTTCAGTTGAGATCCATAGTTAGAATACATGTTCCTTATAGAGGTATAGAGCTAGTTTTATTCCCTTGTGATAAAGTTCATGAAAAGCTACCAAATAGATCATTGAAACGTTATTTAACTCTTTTGCATTAAAATTTATGTACTTATTAATAATAACTGCAGCATTTTGGTTCTCTATATAAGAGTTACTTGTACTTGAGTACTTGGAAAGTATTTCAGCTACTACTACTGATAGTACTAAAAGTACTATATTCCTACTAATCAGCAGAAAGCAAAAAGTGTTAAAACAAATATAGAGATAGGTACCTGTTTGCCCACACCAAGATTACGGCAAATAATTAAGTAGCCATAAATCTCCTTACTCAATACTAAAACATTCTCGACCGAACTATTTCAATATAAGTGGTCTTAAGACGAATATTCCattcataaaaattgaataaCTATTTACAATTTTGAAAAGGaacaattgaaatttattaaaaattgttataaatatttgacaTTCTTCCATTCAATGTTTTACGACTTATAATATTCATATTCAGATATTGATCATCTGTCAAGACACAATTAATCAATCATCCAATCAAGCTAACGAACAGTTCTTGATTTTAATAATTCTCTCAATCAACATTCTGCTCTTCCTAGAACGTCTTCCTCGACTTTCTACGAAAGTAAGAAACCTCTCGAAACTATGCAAAAACCAGCTAACGTATCGATCATCTTGACAACTTTCTCGCAAACGAGACGACAAAGAAAGCAATCGCGgctcttttccttttctctgtTTTCCTTCTTTAGTCTCCTTAGACGAATGCAAATAAAGACTAGAGATAAGAGATATGTTCATTTcaatttttgttgattttctttctttttttatgttaTACTTTTGTTAAAAGGATAGTTATAATAACTAAAACATAGTAAATATGGCACAGTTGAAAAGAAGAAtaattcgttatatttaaaaatatgcaCTCTTTATCAGGTCAGGTTTAATGATTTATAAGATCAGGTTTAATGACAATAAAATTTGtccatcttttctttttcaattttaaagcAAATATAATAACTTAGTGGGATCATATGtggatgtggacataaaaaacaaacaagcaaggttgttgttgttgttaaaCAAGCTTGTTGGATAGTATGATGAAAACATGCTTGCTTACAGAGGGTTAATAAGACAAGATTATTTGACAGTACATTAAATTTTAAAGTTGTTTCGCTATAAAAAACGAAGGACTTGATTTATGAAGTTTTGTACTGTGATCTTCAAATAATAATCGAAACTCACCCAACAGCATGATGACCACGTCCTCGTTCGCGTGTTCCCGGATTTCGCTCAGCCAGGCTCTGATGTTGTCGTAACTCGTCTTGTTCGTCACGTCGTACAGCAATAAAAGAGCTGAAACCAATAATGATCGTTGTGCAACCGGCCGTGATCCAAGTAATTGATAGACACACGCGGAAACAAAAGTTTCCACGTGACGCTGTCCATGTTATTACGTGTCCGTAAAATGCTACAGCTCGTTTGTTCTCCCTTTTTTCATTGGCCAGAAAAATTTACACGCGTCTGTTTCGTCGTTCTTTTATAAACATCGCGTTGTGTCAAACGACGTTTTCACGGCCTGGCAAATTGAGATGCGAGAAAATGAAGTGTGTTTTTATGCGCAAGAAAATGAAGTGCGCCTTTGTACTCGAGTCTCTCTGGGAATATTATTCGGTTGGAAGTTTCTGAAACGGTTGCTTTGTTATATGCGATATACGTGCTTTGTTCAATATGATTTTTTCAGAAAAATATCCTTTCGAACGTGCATCTCTTCTTCTTGTGTCTTggcattttaaatatttattaagataatttTACTAAAGAATTACAATTTTGCTACAGCACTTGTTTATTTGTACGCTCCTTCAAAAACTTTTCAAACAAAATTACACATTTCGAGATGCTACCGTAAAAACTAAATATGGTTCGAGCGTATCCAATTAATCGAATACTAAAACTAGCCAATACGCTTACGGATaagattaatttcttttttgtagCTCTGCTAATTGTTTCAAGGAATCTTTATACGGAGCTATACGCACTGTTTAGATTATGTTTTAACCGCGGGTTCTTGTAATTCCgtttagatttaattttataattttatgtagcCATTGCTGTTCTTCTTGcccattttatttttgtttatttctttccttatatataattgtatgtatatattgggTTTATACTAGTTCTGCTAACCAGtagataaatcaataaataaataactctCATGCTCGTCCTACTTTGAATTTTCATCAATTATTTACGCAAGAACTGAAAGTGTTTTTCCATTCGAAAGCTTGTTTTCTCACCAGTATACCACGATGGGTTAAAGCTCACAGAAGGAAAGCTCCGTTCTAGTAATATCTGACGATGGAGACACTATTGTCGAAGTGTCTCCGAGGCGTAATTGTTACCCACGCCTTTGAAACGTCCAACCATTGTCGCGTCTCTGCTGAAAGAGGGTTTCTCCGTGCAAACAATGGTCGACCCCCGACGGCGGACAACGCGTTTCCTCCTCCGCTCCTTTACCCTCGAATTCGCTTAAGTAGCTTCCCAAAATTAACGCTCTCCTTGAATTTTGAAACGTTTCATGGCTTGTTTTAACACCGCTATACCCGCTAAACCGTTATTGCTCGAAAACGCGTTCAACGAACTTCGTTTTACTTGACCAATAGTGAAATAGTTCGTTGTTAAAATGTTATTGGTGCTTACAGAATAATCtgtattttttgttgttttttttttttatcattgttAGATCataaaagttttattaaaaataagagGCGTCATAAAAGACTTGTGAACAGGATGATAGAGTAGCGAACAGAGTTATAAGTACTTGTTAAATTAAAACAGAACGCTTTACAGAGAAATCAGAGGCGGACTTTCATCTCGTATTTTCCAGTAAAGAAACCATATTTCTACATACTTGGAATGCAGTTATATGTAATGTCACATTGTATAACGCAATTTACATAATATCCAGTCAGTTCAGAGTTCTCGGCGTTTTGGCCTTCTACTTAGCCGGTTACGTGAAAAACTTCATCAGCATTTCGATTATCTGGGACACGATCTTTTTCTCAGCGGTCGTTGGTTTAGCACAAATTGGCGACTGGCAATTGGCGACAATTCATCGAGAGAAATAAGTcagctatttttttttttttttttttttttttttttttttttttttttaagagtgAGAAAATTAATGTAAATTTACTAGAAACGTTATActaataaatattcataatatcATTACAAACTTATTCTAGAATTAACTCTAACAAAACTACTCTTTTAGTAAACTAATACaggaatataattaaatttgattggTAGTATTTGATTAAAATCATTCTCATAGTATACGTAGTTAAAATTGAAGTTTCAATAGAGACACCAGCCAAGCATTATTATTGTAATGAAATCATAAACACAGCAGAGAAACTGCTAATTTATGCCTTGCGATGAATTGTCAGTTATTGTCCTTTATTCTTGTCTCAAACAAGTCTGTCCAACTAGTACCTAATTATGCTATCGCCTTGTGTCATGATTACTGAATGCGATGCTGTTTGTAAATGGAAGACTGATTGCACGCTGGTAACGAAAACTTCTCTATCATGAATTATTTGAAACGTGTCCTTTAACATATGTAATTGTGTCACAAACATTTTTTTAGCTGTCTTTTTTTTTAGCTGCAATTAGAAGCTATATACAGACGAAGAAAATACATATTAATGGACTGCGcacgtttatgcatttatgagaaatttaaaggtGTATAAATGAAACATGTAGAACGTGTATAACGCGTAAAAAGACgtagaaattattaaaagtaaaatatatgaacagatctttatttaattttcattgtTTTAACTATGTTTCGGATGAAATTGCAAGAAAGCTGCTCTTTCGCATACTAAATTTAACATTTCAAACATTTAGTCTAGATTTATGATATATATTACTTAAGATGATTCTAATTATAATTAGGGAGTGTAAGTAGTACATAAATTAGAGGATTTTATATGTAACGAATAATatatgttaaaattaattatacaaaatttaagaTAAATCGACCAAGTAATTAAACTATCACACTTTAGTTCCTATTTCTTtagaaatttgtataatattacaatattttcttttttattatttaattggtACTTGACAATTtgcccagctggacatttggtaaatttttccaGCTATATATTAGAATATTCATATATTTGTCCTTGAAAGTTTCATTATCAAATGAGGTTCGCAGACCATTTTTACTTTTCTTACGATAAATAATCAACAACTTTATTAACTTCGTGTGCAAATCTGCGATAAGGGTATAATTACCATGAGCGTCTCTGTAATAAGCATGCGTCACGCTTCGAAATCTTTCTTGTCCGGCCGTGTCCCATATTTGAAGCTTGATAGACGTATCGTCGACGACAACTACTTTATTCTGAAACACAGAAAGCATTTATATATTCCGTTTGATAAATGATTCTCTCACCTACATTAACATAGTAACAGTCACTTGGTTTTTCTTAGTAAATTGTTTCTTCGTATTTTAAAATGAATTCATTTTTGTTTGTGGCACTTCTAGGAAGAATTTAGAATATCTCACCCTAAAATCAATGCCCACGGTGGTTATATAGTTGCCAGACAGGAATCTGCCATCTCTAAATCGTGTTAGGAGGCAGGTTTTCCCGACACCACTGTCACCAAGTAGCATCACCTATGTTACGTGAAAATTTTCTGTGAAAATATCCTAGAAGGAAACTCTTTGCAAAATATTCGAAAGCTATTCTACGTTCACAGTATTTAAAAGTACAGGAGTTGTACTTTTAAAACctagaattatataaaaatctatttgaaaaagaaaaaaaaaataggagagatctattattaaaaaaaatcggAAATAAAACTTCTTTGCAATACATTTAATTGAGTTTACGGGTAATTCCACGATTTATACGTTTACCGCTGATATTCtgtaatagaaaagaaaaaacagaaGAACGAAATAGTTTACCTAATCCTctcaattaattttaaatatcatattcatatttatttctttatgatAAACGGAAATATAGCagaagataaaaaaaagaaggtaTTTTTAGTTTCCAATGAAACTTTTATTCTATTTAACGAAAACCAGTTAATCAGATCGAAGTGTATCACGCAACGAGTCCGTGTCCAAACGCATTCACATAGTTATCTTATTTGTAGAAAACTCAGTAAACGTAGAAATGTGTAATTAACTAGATTCCAGCGATATCATGGTCGACAGATTGAGATTGATCTACGATTGAACCAAACGCAAAGTATTCTGAACATACCGATGAACCGTCTAACAGAGATTAATAACCGCAAATCATCGTTCCCTATCAGCCGTAAATTACGCTGGAAAAATGTGTACTATTTGCGTTATGCCTCAATTAGCGTGTAAAAGGTCATGTGATAAGAAGTGGTAAAATTAGTAGTAGCCACGAACAAATATTAGAAATGGGGTTGGTTCGTCATGAATTTTAGAACATGGCTACTAGCCGCTGTCAAAGTAATCCTGAAATTAAGTTTCCTTTTAAAGAGAAACTAAAATTGCAAGCTTGAAATTAGGAGATTGCTCTTTCGGAAAATTACGCTGCTAAAAAGATAATGATTGCGAAAGGTTCTATTCTGAATGTAAAAGTTAGAAGCACAACTCTGATTGGAAAAGTTCGTTTTTGCTGATCGAATTACTGTGGTTTTTAGTCTTTCTATAGTTTGTTGATGCGTTTGGAAACGGAGAAATTTGATTATTGCTTTATTATTGATCGAAAACTAATTGAAAGACCGTTTGTAAATTATCAAAATCTCCGAGTCTCGCTAATTCTCTATAGAAGTATATCAATTAAATAAGACAATTAAACAGTCTCTTTGTAAGGTATTTCTTTACATCCCGATGCAATATtggatttattatttattattgcgtATATGTATTCTAGATTCTACGATTTCGTAAGACAGCAAATTTgcaataatatttaaatgaagATAACAATGCATCAATTAATTTTAGTTTTTCGGTCTTCTTAAGCAACATTTCATAATGTCAAATACTACTAACAAAATTCAATTTTGCGACACCAAAGACCGTGTTTTAACGTGTACGATAACTTTCTGTCCATGAAAGCTGTATATTTATAACATTgtaataaattatacatatattgcaTGTATCTGAAATTCCTCCCTCATAAGGCTGTGATTGCAGTGGACGTAAATTCACTTTGGCGAATTGGCCCTCTGACTAACTCTGACAATTGTTCGTAAACTAATTTACAACAGTCGAACATTTTCGCAGCATTCTTAAGGCACTCGAATGTTCGATTTTTGATTCGGCGAGCAATCGCCAAACGGCGAACGAATGTTCTCTTGTATTTTCATTTTACTAAATTTTACAAAAGCCAGCATTCGCTTGCTTGGTCTAAACACGCTAAAGCGAACCTTCAAAATACGCATCCACTATAATCATAGTCTAAGCCCTAAGG
Above is a window of Bombus affinis isolate iyBomAffi1 chromosome 5, iyBomAffi1.2, whole genome shotgun sequence DNA encoding:
- the LOC126916660 gene encoding ras-related protein Rab-37-like isoform X2, which produces MNTMEEKLRSVTKRASRHGPRGTGPVASDWSTSSGSAGGARGPAPATPSTSQAGGSTFNRPQETTGPTRRQSSRDSIDSTGQQAPPEHGELLFKVMLLGDSGVGKTCLLTRFRDGRFLSGNYITTVGIDFRNKVVVVDDTSIKLQIWDTAGQERFRSVTHAYYRDAHALLLLYDVTNKTSYDNIRAWLSEIREHANEDVVIMLLGNKSDCGTERVVKREDGERLAQEYKVPFMETSAKTGLNVELAFLAVARDLKARKSNDPDDTKFNVQDYVRQQSQRNSCFNSNCLTT